A genome region from Archaeoglobus fulgidus DSM 4304 includes the following:
- a CDS encoding acyl-CoA dehydrogenase family protein — translation MDFELTQEQKDIKNAAREFAVNEFTKERAEEYDRNEEFPFDLWKKACELGFIGVHFPEEYGGAGMGVLENILIVEEFCRADSTIGSAIILSDFSSEVVMRFGSEEQKKEVLPKVAGGKAITAGCYTEPEAGSDLTAIKTKAEKDGDEWVINGSKTFITNGTIADYYVVLAVTDPNAQPRYRGFTTFLVKKDTPGLKTTKIGGKLGIRASPTAEVVFKDVRVDDSAVIGQLNRGFYQVLEFFDESRIEIAAQALGIAQGAFDRLVNYVKQRKQFGQPIAAFQALQHRIADLKTQLEAARLLIYKAAWNYDQGRIDPGLTSMAKYYAGKLAVKICDEAVQMHGGYGYIAEYEVERFFRDAKITEIYEGTKEVQLNTIARDILGKFR, via the coding sequence ATGGACTTCGAGCTTACACAAGAGCAGAAGGATATTAAAAACGCTGCCAGAGAATTCGCCGTAAATGAGTTTACAAAGGAGAGGGCCGAGGAATACGACAGAAATGAGGAGTTTCCCTTCGATTTGTGGAAAAAGGCGTGCGAACTCGGCTTCATAGGCGTGCACTTCCCCGAAGAGTACGGCGGAGCGGGAATGGGTGTTCTCGAAAACATACTCATCGTAGAGGAGTTCTGCAGGGCGGACAGCACAATCGGGAGTGCCATAATCCTCTCTGACTTCTCTTCAGAGGTTGTAATGAGGTTCGGCAGTGAGGAGCAGAAAAAGGAGGTTCTGCCGAAGGTGGCGGGTGGTAAAGCTATCACCGCCGGATGCTACACCGAGCCTGAGGCGGGTAGCGATTTGACGGCAATCAAAACCAAAGCTGAAAAAGATGGAGATGAGTGGGTTATTAACGGCTCCAAGACCTTCATCACAAATGGCACCATCGCGGACTACTACGTTGTGCTGGCAGTAACTGATCCAAACGCGCAGCCACGCTACAGAGGATTTACCACCTTCCTTGTTAAGAAAGACACTCCTGGACTGAAGACAACAAAAATTGGAGGAAAGCTGGGTATAAGGGCCTCGCCGACTGCTGAAGTCGTATTCAAGGACGTGAGGGTTGATGATTCAGCGGTTATAGGGCAGCTCAACAGAGGATTCTACCAGGTTCTCGAGTTCTTCGATGAGAGCAGGATTGAGATTGCCGCTCAGGCTCTGGGAATTGCCCAGGGTGCTTTCGACAGGCTTGTCAACTACGTAAAGCAGAGGAAGCAGTTCGGGCAGCCGATTGCTGCGTTCCAGGCTTTGCAGCACAGAATCGCTGACCTGAAAACGCAGCTTGAGGCTGCGAGATTGCTGATATACAAGGCAGCGTGGAACTACGACCAGGGCAGAATCGATCCCGGGCTAACCTCTATGGCGAAGTACTACGCAGGAAAGCTTGCCGTCAAGATCTGCGATGAGGCGGTGCAGATGCACGGAGGCTACGGATACATTGCAGAGTACGAGGTGGAGAGGTTCTTCAGGGATGCCAAGATTACCGAAATATACGAGGGGACGAAGGAAGTGCAGCTAAACACGATTGCGAGAGACATTCTCGGCAAGTTCAGATAG